From Streptomyces sp. HUAS MG91, the proteins below share one genomic window:
- a CDS encoding zinc-dependent metalloprotease — MTSFGSAASAGMVDWNLAVATATRLVRPGPEVSRDEARAVVSELRRHAKASEEHVRAYTRMASDDMHDTPVLVVDRPGWVKANVAGFRELLKPLLDKMQERRGPGPGGAVLGAVGGKVTGVELGMLLSFLSSRVLGQYETFAPATSDLPAAPNGGGRLLLVAPNIVHVERELDVDPHDFRLWVCLHEETHRTQFTAVPWLRDHLEGEIQSFLDETEVDPSTFLERIREAAQSLAGGRTDGDDEERDDGGRSLVELVQSPAQREVLARLTAVMSLLEGHADYVMDGVGPDVVPTVAEIREKFQQRRQKGASRLDMALRRLLGLDAKLRQYRDGERFVRAVVDQVGMDGFNRVWTSPNTLPTKAEIAKPADWVARVHNKTDGAHDAT, encoded by the coding sequence ATGACGAGCTTCGGCAGTGCGGCTTCGGCAGGAATGGTCGACTGGAACCTCGCGGTGGCGACGGCGACCCGACTCGTACGGCCCGGCCCGGAGGTGAGCCGTGACGAGGCGCGCGCCGTCGTCTCCGAGCTGCGCCGGCACGCCAAGGCGTCGGAGGAGCACGTGCGCGCGTACACGCGCATGGCCTCCGACGACATGCACGACACCCCCGTCCTGGTGGTGGACCGCCCGGGCTGGGTGAAGGCCAACGTCGCCGGCTTCCGCGAACTCCTCAAGCCGCTGCTCGACAAGATGCAGGAGCGCCGCGGCCCCGGCCCCGGCGGCGCCGTCCTCGGCGCGGTCGGCGGCAAGGTCACCGGCGTCGAGCTGGGCATGCTGCTGTCGTTCCTGTCCTCCCGCGTGCTCGGCCAGTACGAGACCTTCGCCCCCGCCACCAGCGACCTCCCGGCCGCGCCGAACGGCGGCGGCAGGCTCCTGCTCGTCGCGCCGAACATCGTCCACGTGGAGCGCGAACTCGACGTCGACCCGCACGACTTCAGGCTCTGGGTCTGCCTCCACGAGGAGACCCACCGCACCCAGTTCACCGCCGTGCCCTGGCTGCGCGACCACCTGGAGGGCGAGATCCAGTCGTTCCTCGACGAGACCGAGGTCGACCCGTCGACGTTCCTGGAGCGGATCAGGGAAGCCGCGCAGTCCCTCGCGGGCGGACGGACCGACGGGGACGACGAGGAGCGCGACGACGGCGGCCGCTCCCTGGTCGAGCTGGTCCAGTCGCCCGCCCAGCGCGAGGTCCTCGCCCGTCTCACCGCCGTGATGTCCCTGCTCGAAGGGCACGCGGACTACGTGATGGACGGCGTCGGCCCGGACGTCGTGCCGACCGTGGCCGAGATCCGCGAGAAGTTCCAGCAGCGCCGCCAGAAGGGCGCCTCCCGGCTCGACATGGCCCTGCGCAGGCTCCTCGGCCTCGACGCCAAGCTGCGCCAGTACCGCGACGGCGAGCGGTTCGTACGCGCCGTCGTCGACCAGGTCGGCATGGACGGCTTCAACCGCGTCTGGACGTCACCGAACACGCTCCCGACCAAGGCGGAGATCGCCAAACCGGCGGACTGGGTCGCGCGGGTGCACAACAAGACAGACGGCGCCCACGACGCCACGTAA
- the dacB gene encoding D-alanyl-D-alanine carboxypeptidase/D-alanyl-D-alanine-endopeptidase, whose translation MPELKASQLVTGVAKTKTKQFTVGATAVGVAFAALVAVATGPWDSSGQRKAEADRAVSQGSRGGADHGRTSPGAPSAAPSAPAVLAAPGASVPGPTEHALADVLDPLLKDAALGSRRTAAVVDAVTGKRLYGKSAGDALTPASTTKLATAVAALTAAGPDHRIATRTALEKDAKELVLIGGGDPTLTAREKNPYDAADLGTLADRTAASLKDRGTTEVTLSYDTSLYSGPSLHPIGVNDNLAQVSALMADEARTDDSNSGPVPRAADPAASAAQKFADLLHERGIRTKGAPSPSKASGQAEDLAKVESPPLSALVERMLTNSDNDIAEALARQTAIAADESHDFDGAGRAIKKQLKTLGLPLSGAHFSDGSGLDRTDKASAALLTGLLAEAADRGRPELRSLLTGLPVAGFTGTLAHRYADRADASGTGLVRAKTGTLTGVNTLAGSVVDADGRLLVFAFMTEGAPGPQSAQAVLDRLASSVANCGCR comes from the coding sequence GTGCCGGAGCTGAAGGCTTCGCAGCTCGTGACGGGCGTTGCGAAGACCAAGACCAAGCAGTTCACGGTGGGAGCGACGGCGGTGGGTGTGGCCTTCGCCGCCCTGGTGGCGGTCGCGACCGGCCCCTGGGACTCCTCCGGCCAGCGTAAGGCCGAGGCGGACCGGGCGGTCTCCCAGGGCAGCCGGGGTGGTGCAGATCACGGCCGTACGTCCCCGGGGGCCCCGTCCGCCGCCCCCAGCGCCCCCGCGGTGCTCGCCGCGCCCGGGGCGTCGGTGCCCGGCCCGACGGAGCACGCCCTGGCCGACGTACTCGACCCGCTGCTCAAGGACGCCGCCCTGGGCTCGCGCCGCACCGCCGCCGTCGTGGACGCCGTCACCGGAAAGCGGCTCTACGGGAAGTCGGCGGGCGACGCCCTCACCCCCGCCTCCACCACGAAGCTGGCCACCGCGGTCGCCGCGCTCACGGCGGCGGGCCCCGACCACCGCATCGCCACCCGCACGGCCCTGGAGAAGGACGCGAAGGAACTCGTCCTGATCGGCGGCGGCGACCCCACCCTGACGGCCCGCGAGAAGAACCCCTACGACGCCGCGGACCTGGGCACCCTCGCCGACCGGACCGCCGCCTCCCTCAAGGACCGCGGCACCACCGAGGTCACCCTCTCGTACGACACCTCGCTGTACTCGGGGCCCTCGCTGCACCCCATCGGCGTCAACGACAACCTCGCCCAGGTCTCCGCCCTGATGGCCGACGAGGCCCGCACCGACGACTCCAACAGCGGCCCCGTGCCGCGCGCCGCCGACCCCGCGGCGTCGGCCGCGCAGAAGTTCGCGGACCTGCTCCACGAGCGCGGGATCAGGACCAAGGGCGCCCCGAGCCCCAGCAAGGCCTCCGGGCAGGCCGAGGACCTCGCGAAGGTCGAGTCGCCGCCCCTGTCGGCGCTCGTCGAACGCATGCTGACCAACAGCGACAACGACATCGCCGAGGCCCTCGCCCGGCAGACCGCGATCGCCGCCGACGAGAGCCACGACTTCGACGGCGCAGGCCGGGCCATCAAGAAGCAGCTCAAGACGCTCGGGCTGCCGCTGTCCGGCGCCCACTTCTCCGACGGCAGCGGCCTGGACCGCACCGACAAGGCCTCCGCCGCGCTCCTCACCGGCCTGCTCGCCGAGGCCGCCGACCGCGGCCGCCCCGAACTGCGCTCCCTGCTCACCGGCCTGCCCGTGGCCGGCTTCACCGGCACCCTCGCCCACCGCTACGCGGACCGGGCAGACGCCTCCGGAACCGGCCTGGTCCGCGCCAAGACCGGCACCCTCACCGGCGTGAACACCCTGGCCGGCTCCGTCGTCGACGCCGACGGCCGGCTGCTCGTCTTCGCGTTCATGACCGAGGGCGCCCCCGGGCCCCAGTCCGCCCAGGCCGTCCTGGACCGGCTCGCGTCCTCCGTCGCCAACTGCGGCTGCCGCTGA
- a CDS encoding inorganic diphosphatase has protein sequence MEFDVTIEIPKGSRNKYEVDHETGRIRLDRRLFTSTAYPTDYGFVENTLGEDGDPLDALVILDEPTFPGCLIKCRAIGMFRMTDEAGGDDKLLCVPATDPRMEHLRDIHHVSEFDRLEIQHFFEVYKDLEPGKSVEGADWVGRVEAEAEIERSYKRAQDQGGH, from the coding sequence GTGGAGTTCGACGTCACGATCGAGATTCCGAAGGGATCGCGGAACAAGTACGAGGTCGACCACGAGACCGGTCGCATCCGTCTCGACCGTCGTCTGTTCACCTCGACCGCCTACCCGACGGACTACGGCTTCGTCGAGAACACGCTCGGCGAGGACGGCGACCCGCTGGACGCGCTGGTCATCCTGGACGAGCCGACGTTCCCGGGCTGCCTCATCAAGTGCCGCGCGATCGGCATGTTCCGGATGACGGACGAGGCCGGCGGCGACGACAAGCTGCTGTGCGTCCCCGCGACGGACCCGCGGATGGAGCACCTGCGCGACATCCACCACGTCTCCGAGTTCGACCGCCTGGAGATCCAGCACTTCTTCGAGGTCTACAAGGACCTGGAGCCCGGCAAGTCCGTCGAGGGCGCCGACTGGGTCGGCCGCGTCGAGGCCGAGGCCGAGATCGAGCGTTCGTACAAGCGCGCTCAGGACCAGGGCGGCCACTGA
- a CDS encoding threonine/serine exporter family protein has translation MTDRETEAPEDRKPQSDEARSAFTQPIGIVAPAPVVEEESSSTTSEFALPEGFNAPPAEPVEQEGSAFTPPRTYSARQSPPAFTPAHGIPVIRLTKEAPWQDRMRTMLRLPVAERPAPEKPQKEDEAGPAVPRVLDLTLRIGELLLAGGEGAEDVEAAMFAVCRSYGLDRCEPTVTFTLLSITFQPSLVDDPVTASRTVRRRGTDYNRLAAVFRLVDDISDTDDEAAHISLEDAYRRLAEIRRNRHPYPGWALTGASGLLAGSASILVGGDLIVFVAAAIGAMLGDRLAWLCAGRGFPEFYQFTVAAMPPAAIGILLTMAHNYVDVRASAVITGGLFALLPGRALVAGVQDGLTGFYITAAARLLEVMYFFVGIVVGVLIMLYVGVQLHAQLNPDAALSGTPRPYWQIASSMALSLAFAVLLQQERSTVIAVTLNGGVAWVIYGAMHNAGGISPVASTAAAAGLVGLFGQLFSRYQFASALPYVTAAIGPLLPGSATYFGLLAIAQSDVDKGLVSLSKAAALAMAIAIGVNLGGEISRLFIKSPGAEGRRAAKRTRGF, from the coding sequence GTGACGGACCGGGAGACCGAGGCCCCCGAGGACCGCAAGCCGCAGTCCGACGAGGCACGCAGCGCGTTCACGCAACCCATCGGGATCGTGGCACCCGCCCCGGTGGTGGAGGAGGAGTCCTCCTCGACGACCTCGGAGTTCGCGCTCCCCGAGGGGTTCAACGCACCGCCCGCCGAGCCGGTCGAGCAGGAGGGGTCGGCGTTCACGCCGCCGCGGACGTACAGCGCCAGGCAGTCGCCGCCGGCCTTCACCCCGGCGCACGGCATTCCGGTGATCCGGCTGACCAAAGAGGCGCCCTGGCAGGACCGGATGCGCACGATGCTGCGGCTGCCGGTCGCCGAGCGGCCCGCGCCGGAGAAGCCGCAGAAGGAGGACGAAGCCGGGCCCGCCGTGCCGCGCGTGCTCGACCTGACGCTGCGTATCGGGGAGCTGCTGCTCGCCGGGGGCGAGGGCGCCGAGGACGTGGAGGCGGCGATGTTCGCCGTGTGCCGGTCCTACGGGCTCGACCGGTGCGAGCCGACGGTGACGTTCACGCTGCTGTCGATCACGTTCCAGCCGTCGCTGGTGGACGACCCGGTGACGGCGTCGCGCACCGTGCGGCGCCGGGGCACCGACTACAACCGGCTCGCGGCCGTGTTCCGGCTGGTCGACGACATCAGCGACACGGACGACGAGGCCGCCCACATCTCCCTGGAGGACGCCTACCGGCGGCTCGCGGAGATCCGCCGCAACCGGCACCCCTACCCGGGCTGGGCGCTCACCGGGGCGAGCGGGCTGCTCGCCGGGTCCGCCTCGATCCTCGTCGGCGGTGACCTCATCGTGTTCGTCGCCGCGGCGATCGGCGCGATGCTGGGCGACCGGCTGGCGTGGCTGTGCGCGGGGCGCGGATTCCCGGAGTTCTACCAGTTCACAGTGGCCGCGATGCCGCCCGCCGCGATCGGCATCCTGCTGACCATGGCCCACAACTACGTGGATGTGCGCGCGTCCGCGGTGATCACCGGTGGGCTGTTCGCGCTGCTGCCCGGGCGGGCGCTGGTGGCCGGTGTGCAGGACGGCCTGACCGGCTTCTACATCACGGCCGCGGCCCGCCTGCTGGAGGTCATGTACTTCTTCGTGGGCATCGTCGTCGGCGTGCTGATCATGCTGTACGTGGGGGTGCAGCTGCACGCGCAGCTCAACCCGGACGCCGCGCTGTCGGGGACCCCGCGGCCCTACTGGCAGATCGCCTCGTCGATGGCTCTGTCACTGGCCTTCGCCGTGCTGTTGCAGCAGGAGCGGTCGACGGTGATCGCCGTGACGCTCAACGGCGGGGTCGCCTGGGTGATCTACGGGGCGATGCACAACGCGGGCGGGATCTCGCCGGTGGCGTCCACCGCCGCCGCGGCGGGGCTCGTCGGGTTGTTCGGGCAGCTGTTCTCGCGGTATCAGTTCGCGTCGGCGCTGCCGTACGTGACCGCCGCGATCGGGCCTCTGTTGCCGGGTTCCGCGACGTACTTCGGGCTGTTGGCCATTGCGCAGAGCGATGTGGACAAGGGGCTGGTGTCGCTGTCGAAGGCCGCCGCGCTTGCCATGGCCATCGCGATCGGGGTGAACCTGGGTGGGGAGATCTCCCGCCTCTTCATCAAGTCGCCCGGCGCCGAGGGGCGGCGTGCCGCCAAGCGCACCCGGGGCTTCTAG
- a CDS encoding MerR family transcriptional regulator, which produces MSWSVGRVAGFAGVTVRTLHHYDEIGLLVPSERSRAGHRRYSEQDLDRLQRILFYRELGFPLDEVHALLDDPATDPREHLRRQHDLLVARIGKLRKMAEAVEHAMEAQKMGIRLTPEERFEVFGDKDPERHREEAEERWGGTDAYAESQRRAATYTKADWKRLQAEVDDWSARYAALVAAGADAEGESAMDLAEEHRRHISRWFYDCPYEMHVCLGDMYVADERFKAFYDARGEGVAEHLRDAIHANAVRNV; this is translated from the coding sequence ATGAGCTGGTCGGTGGGCCGGGTGGCCGGATTCGCCGGGGTCACGGTGCGCACCCTGCACCACTACGACGAGATCGGCCTGCTCGTGCCGAGCGAGCGCAGCCGTGCGGGACACCGCCGCTACAGCGAGCAGGACCTCGACCGGCTCCAGCGGATCCTCTTCTACCGGGAACTCGGCTTCCCCCTCGACGAGGTCCACGCCCTGCTCGACGACCCGGCGACCGACCCCCGGGAGCACCTGCGCCGCCAGCACGACCTGCTCGTCGCACGGATCGGGAAACTGCGGAAGATGGCCGAGGCCGTCGAACACGCCATGGAGGCACAGAAGATGGGCATCCGGCTCACGCCAGAGGAACGGTTCGAGGTCTTCGGGGACAAGGACCCCGAGCGCCACCGCGAGGAGGCCGAGGAGCGCTGGGGAGGCACCGACGCGTACGCCGAGTCGCAGCGCCGCGCCGCCACGTACACCAAGGCGGACTGGAAGCGGCTCCAGGCCGAGGTCGACGACTGGAGCGCGCGCTACGCCGCCCTGGTCGCCGCCGGCGCGGACGCCGAGGGCGAGAGCGCCATGGACCTGGCCGAGGAGCACCGGCGGCACATCTCGCGCTGGTTCTACGACTGCCCGTACGAGATGCACGTGTGCCTGGGTGACATGTACGTGGCCGACGAGCGCTTCAAGGCGTTCTACGACGCGAGGGGCGAGGGGGTCGCCGAGCACCTGCGGGACGCGATCCACGCGAACGCGGTGCGCAACGTGTGA
- a CDS encoding ion channel protein: MSARTLLPVVGPALVIGVLCSLLFLALSWVAERLQDVLWGDLPDALGIGDYSALWIIVMLTLTGVLVGLVIWKVPGHAGPDPATMGLGGEAPLKLSVLPGLALAAALMLAGGPSLGPENPIIAVNVGLMFWLGRRFLPASPAALWPNLASAATIGALFGTPIAAALLVSEALAGRPLPLKGSLWDNLFGPLLAATAGALTTTLVASPSFDLGLARLAEPGWADLLSAIVVACAAAALTMVAVYAFPYVHGAFGRLGHPMLMLPAGGLVLGLLGALGGHLTLFKGLEEVKEIAADPDGRSAGAFALLAVVKLAALLIAASCGFRGGRIFPAVFVGAAFGLFAHALVPGVNASVGIAAGVLGVLLAVTRSGWVSLFTAAVLVASPAIIALMCIASLPAWLLVTGRPQMQLSEEGASLR; this comes from the coding sequence GTGTCCGCTCGCACCCTGCTGCCGGTCGTCGGGCCCGCGCTCGTCATCGGCGTCCTGTGCAGCCTGCTGTTCCTGGCCCTGAGCTGGGTCGCCGAGCGCTTGCAGGACGTGCTGTGGGGCGACTTGCCGGACGCGCTGGGCATCGGCGACTACTCGGCCCTGTGGATCATCGTCATGCTCACCCTGACGGGCGTGCTCGTGGGGCTCGTGATCTGGAAGGTCCCCGGACACGCGGGCCCCGACCCGGCGACGATGGGCCTGGGCGGCGAGGCGCCGCTGAAGCTGTCCGTGCTGCCCGGCCTCGCGCTCGCCGCCGCCCTGATGCTGGCCGGCGGGCCCAGCCTCGGCCCCGAGAACCCGATCATCGCGGTCAACGTGGGCCTGATGTTCTGGCTGGGCCGCAGGTTCCTGCCCGCCTCCCCCGCCGCGCTGTGGCCGAACCTGGCCTCGGCGGCGACCATCGGCGCGCTGTTCGGCACCCCGATCGCCGCCGCCCTGCTGGTCTCCGAGGCGCTCGCGGGCCGCCCGCTGCCGCTCAAGGGCTCGCTGTGGGACAACCTCTTCGGGCCGCTGCTCGCCGCCACCGCGGGCGCCCTGACCACCACGCTCGTCGCCTCGCCCTCCTTCGACCTGGGGCTCGCCCGGCTGGCCGAACCGGGCTGGGCCGACCTGCTGTCCGCGATCGTGGTCGCGTGCGCGGCCGCCGCGCTCACCATGGTCGCCGTCTACGCCTTCCCGTACGTGCACGGCGCCTTCGGGCGGCTCGGCCACCCGATGCTGATGCTGCCCGCCGGCGGTCTGGTCCTCGGGCTGCTCGGGGCGCTCGGCGGCCATCTGACCCTGTTCAAGGGGCTCGAAGAGGTCAAGGAGATCGCCGCGGACCCCGACGGCCGCTCGGCCGGCGCGTTCGCCCTGCTGGCCGTGGTGAAGCTGGCGGCGCTGCTGATCGCGGCGTCCTGCGGGTTCCGCGGCGGGCGGATCTTCCCGGCGGTCTTCGTCGGCGCCGCGTTCGGCCTGTTCGCCCACGCGCTGGTGCCCGGGGTGAACGCCTCGGTCGGCATCGCGGCGGGCGTCCTCGGCGTACTGCTCGCCGTCACCAGATCGGGCTGGGTCAGCCTCTTCACGGCGGCGGTCCTCGTCGCCTCGCCCGCGATCATCGCGCTGATGTGCATCGCGTCTTTGCCCGCCTGGCTCCTGGTGACGGGACGGCCGCAGATGCAACTGTCGGAGGAAGGCGCCTCGTTGCGCTGA
- a CDS encoding glutamate decarboxylase yields MSPLHQSPSEKPGERTLAVNPFYGEANPTAGMTDAPPKHRLPDNPLSPTTAYQLVHDELMLDGNSRLNLATFVTTWMEPQAGVLMAECRDKNMIDKDEYPRTAELERRCVAMLADLWNAPDPSAAVGCSTTGSSEACMLAGMALKRRWMKKNADRYPSPEARPNLVMGVNVQVCWEKFCNFWEIEARQVPMEGDRFHLDPAAAAELCDENTIGVVGILGSTFDGSYEPIAELCAALDDLQARTGLDVPVHVDGASGAMVAPFLDPDLVWDFRLPRVASVNTSGHKYGLVYPGVGWVLWRSADALPDELVFHVNYLGGDMPTFALNFSRPGAQVVAQYYTFLRLGREGYRAVQQATRDVARGLAERIEALGDFQLLTRGDELPVFAFTTAPDVKAYDVFDVSRRLRERGWLVPAYTFPAHREDLAVLRVVCRNGFSSDLGELFVQDLNQLLPELRCQPHPFTRDRASATGFHH; encoded by the coding sequence ATGTCGCCGCTGCATCAGAGTCCTTCGGAGAAGCCCGGCGAGCGCACCCTCGCCGTCAACCCCTTCTACGGCGAGGCGAATCCGACCGCCGGCATGACGGACGCGCCGCCCAAGCACAGGCTGCCCGACAACCCCCTGTCGCCCACGACCGCGTACCAGCTCGTCCATGACGAACTGATGCTGGACGGCAACTCCCGGCTCAACCTGGCCACCTTCGTCACCACGTGGATGGAGCCGCAGGCCGGCGTCCTCATGGCGGAGTGCCGGGACAAGAACATGATCGACAAGGACGAGTACCCGCGCACGGCCGAGCTGGAGCGGCGCTGCGTCGCCATGCTCGCCGACCTGTGGAACGCGCCGGACCCCTCGGCCGCCGTGGGCTGCTCCACCACCGGCTCCAGCGAGGCGTGCATGCTCGCCGGGATGGCCCTCAAGCGGCGCTGGATGAAGAAGAACGCCGACCGCTATCCGTCGCCCGAGGCCCGCCCCAACCTCGTCATGGGCGTGAACGTGCAGGTCTGCTGGGAGAAGTTCTGCAACTTCTGGGAGATCGAGGCGCGGCAGGTGCCGATGGAGGGCGACCGGTTCCACCTCGACCCGGCGGCCGCGGCCGAGCTGTGCGACGAGAACACCATCGGGGTCGTCGGCATCCTCGGCTCGACCTTCGACGGGTCGTACGAGCCGATCGCCGAGCTGTGCGCGGCGCTCGACGACCTCCAGGCGCGGACGGGGCTCGACGTCCCCGTGCACGTGGACGGGGCGTCGGGCGCGATGGTCGCGCCGTTCCTCGACCCGGACCTGGTCTGGGACTTCCGGCTGCCGCGGGTCGCGTCGGTCAACACCTCGGGGCACAAGTACGGCCTGGTGTACCCGGGCGTCGGCTGGGTGCTGTGGCGCTCGGCGGACGCGCTGCCCGACGAGCTCGTGTTCCACGTGAACTACCTGGGCGGCGACATGCCGACGTTCGCGCTGAACTTCTCGCGGCCGGGCGCCCAGGTGGTCGCCCAGTACTACACGTTCCTGCGGCTCGGCCGGGAGGGCTACCGGGCGGTGCAGCAGGCGACCCGCGACGTGGCCCGCGGCCTCGCCGAACGCATCGAGGCCCTCGGCGATTTCCAGCTGCTCACGCGGGGCGACGAACTGCCCGTGTTCGCGTTCACGACGGCCCCCGACGTGAAGGCGTACGACGTGTTCGACGTGTCCCGGCGGCTGCGCGAGCGGGGCTGGCTGGTCCCGGCGTACACCTTCCCCGCGCACCGGGAGGACCTGGCGGTGCTGCGGGTGGTGTGCCGCAACGGCTTCTCGTCCGACCTCGGCGAGCTGTTCGTGCAGGATCTGAACCAGCTGCTGCCCGAACTGCGCTGCCAGCCCCACCCGTTCACCCGGGACCGGGCGTCGGCCACGGGCTTCCACCACTGA
- a CDS encoding PadR family transcriptional regulator: MSAIRLLVLNAVRQHGRAHGYQVRSDLEYWGAHEWSNAKPGSVYHALKQMAKQGLLLAHEIAPSTAGGPPRTEYEITGHGDEEYLRLLRAALVSYGQKPDVLVAALGGMVDLPRAEVVSLLKERLRSIGAWRSTVTGYYTPEEGPAQLGHIGEIMNYWVHSADFGAEWTEGLIGRIEGGAYVFAGEAGEPFVGVLKDGAVNPYATGERHPGDRL, translated from the coding sequence ATGTCAGCCATCCGCCTCCTGGTGCTCAACGCCGTACGCCAGCACGGCCGTGCGCACGGCTACCAGGTCCGCAGCGACCTGGAGTACTGGGGCGCCCACGAGTGGTCGAACGCCAAGCCCGGCTCGGTCTACCACGCGCTGAAACAGATGGCGAAGCAGGGACTGCTCCTCGCGCACGAGATCGCGCCGTCCACGGCCGGCGGTCCGCCGCGCACCGAGTACGAGATCACCGGGCACGGTGACGAGGAGTACCTGCGGCTGCTGCGCGCGGCCCTGGTCTCGTACGGCCAGAAGCCCGACGTCCTCGTGGCCGCGCTCGGCGGCATGGTGGACCTGCCGCGGGCCGAGGTGGTGTCGCTGCTCAAGGAGCGGCTGCGCTCCATCGGCGCCTGGCGGTCCACCGTCACCGGGTACTACACGCCCGAGGAGGGGCCCGCACAGCTCGGGCACATCGGCGAGATCATGAACTACTGGGTCCACTCCGCGGACTTCGGCGCGGAGTGGACCGAGGGGCTCATCGGGCGGATCGAGGGCGGGGCGTACGTCTTCGCGGGCGAGGCCGGGGAGCCGTTCGTCGGGGTGCTGAAGGACGGTGCGGTGAACCCGTACGCGACGGGCGAGCGGCACCCCGGCGACCGGCTGTAG
- a CDS encoding DinB family protein has translation MVMHVNPEARGDERGALLAFIEEQRGGLRRALLGLTDEQASSKPTASDLSLVGLAKHVAQVEKGWIDLARRTGAERSREEYADGFRLLDGETVKSVLAFWDEVAAGTEEFFRAAPSLDDTFPLPDEPWFPDGQEVSLRWLGLHLIRETARHAGHADIIRESLDGKTAFELVAQSFR, from the coding sequence ATGGTCATGCATGTGAACCCCGAGGCCCGTGGCGACGAGCGCGGGGCGCTCCTGGCCTTCATCGAGGAGCAGCGCGGCGGCCTCCGGCGCGCCCTGCTGGGCCTCACCGACGAGCAGGCGTCGTCGAAGCCGACCGCGAGCGACCTGTCCCTGGTGGGCCTCGCCAAGCACGTGGCCCAGGTCGAGAAGGGCTGGATCGACCTCGCCCGGCGCACGGGCGCCGAGCGCAGCCGCGAGGAGTACGCGGACGGGTTCCGCCTCCTCGACGGCGAGACGGTGAAGTCGGTGCTCGCCTTCTGGGACGAGGTGGCCGCGGGCACCGAGGAGTTCTTCCGCGCGGCCCCCAGCCTCGACGACACCTTCCCGCTGCCGGACGAGCCCTGGTTCCCCGACGGCCAGGAGGTCTCGCTGCGCTGGCTCGGCCTGCACCTGATCAGGGAGACCGCCCGGCACGCCGGACACGCCGACATCATCCGCGAGAGCCTGGACGGGAAGACCGCCTTCGAGCTGGTGGCCCAGTCCTTCCGGTGA
- a CDS encoding DUF397 domain-containing protein, with product MDHVYNGMAATELHGVVWQKSRHSNSQGSCVEFAKLPGGRVAVRNSNFPEGPALVYTPAEIAAMLLGVKDGEFDHLVAGA from the coding sequence GTGGACCACGTGTACAACGGCATGGCGGCCACGGAGTTGCACGGAGTGGTCTGGCAGAAGAGCCGGCACAGCAACTCCCAGGGATCCTGTGTGGAGTTCGCGAAACTGCCCGGCGGCCGGGTGGCCGTGCGCAACTCCAACTTCCCCGAGGGGCCCGCGCTCGTCTACACCCCGGCCGAGATCGCGGCGATGCTGCTCGGCGTGAAGGACGGGGAGTTCGACCATCTGGTGGCCGGCGCGTGA
- a CDS encoding ATP-binding protein, which translates to MGTNGSTMLESADVLRQGLPPIDPSAVSSAASCALPARYEAVRSAREFTRRTLSDWDVAERFDDICLVVSELVTNALRHALPADAPHGQDPPVRLHLMRWTSRVVCAVRDPSDDSPEIGDREDVVDDFSAESGRGLFLVGSFSDGWGWHPLAGRLSGKVVWALFRL; encoded by the coding sequence ATGGGGACGAACGGATCGACCATGCTCGAGTCTGCCGACGTGTTACGGCAGGGTCTTCCCCCCATCGATCCCTCGGCCGTCTCCAGCGCCGCGTCCTGCGCGCTGCCGGCCCGGTACGAAGCGGTGCGCAGCGCCCGGGAGTTCACCCGCCGCACGCTGTCCGACTGGGACGTGGCCGAGCGCTTCGACGACATCTGTCTGGTCGTCTCCGAACTGGTCACCAACGCCCTGCGGCATGCCCTGCCGGCGGACGCCCCGCACGGCCAGGACCCGCCGGTGCGGCTGCACCTGATGCGCTGGACCTCGCGGGTGGTGTGCGCGGTGCGCGACCCGAGCGACGACAGCCCGGAGATCGGGGACCGCGAGGACGTCGTGGACGACTTCTCCGCGGAGTCGGGCCGCGGCCTCTTCCTCGTCGGCTCCTTCAGCGACGGCTGGGGCTGGCACCCGCTGGCCGGGAGGCTGAGCGGCAAGGTCGTCTGGGCGCTGTTCAGGCTCTGA